A region from the Pseudomonas cucumis genome encodes:
- a CDS encoding FadR/GntR family transcriptional regulator has product MDYRKPSDRKSMHSRIVQELGMQIVSGRFKPDDKLPAEALLCEEYAVSRPVLREATRVLVAKGLVYSRPRVGTVVKQRKEWHMLDPDVLHWLMQSSPQNEFFDLLTSVRSIIEPAAAALAAQFATDQDIASISEAYQRMEAAPTPEALLQPDLDFHSRIADATHNDLLANLCNMLSVAIAEALKHSNQRPNLHELALPRHKAILTAIENRDALGARHATLVQLDDARNALNVVLGTDPS; this is encoded by the coding sequence ATGGATTACCGCAAACCCTCCGACCGCAAAAGCATGCACTCGCGCATCGTCCAGGAACTGGGCATGCAGATCGTTTCGGGACGGTTCAAACCGGACGACAAACTGCCCGCCGAAGCCCTGTTGTGCGAGGAATACGCGGTCAGCCGGCCGGTGCTGCGCGAAGCCACCCGGGTGCTGGTCGCCAAGGGCCTGGTGTATTCCCGCCCGCGAGTCGGCACGGTGGTCAAGCAGCGCAAGGAATGGCACATGCTCGACCCGGACGTGCTGCACTGGCTGATGCAAAGCAGCCCGCAAAATGAATTCTTTGATCTGCTGACCAGCGTGCGCAGCATCATCGAACCGGCCGCTGCCGCGTTGGCCGCACAGTTCGCCACCGACCAAGACATCGCCTCCATCAGTGAAGCCTACCAACGCATGGAAGCGGCGCCGACCCCGGAAGCGTTGTTGCAACCGGACCTGGACTTTCACAGCCGCATCGCCGACGCAACCCACAACGACTTGCTGGCGAACCTGTGCAACATGCTGTCGGTGGCGATTGCCGAAGCCTTGAAGCATTCCAACCAACGGCCGAACCTGCATGAATTGGCGCTGCCTCGGCATAAGGCGATTCTGACGGCGATCGAAAACCGTGATGCGCTGGGTGCACGGCATGCGACGTTGGTGCAACTGGACGATGCGCGTAATGCGCTGAATGTGGTGCTCGGCACCGATCCCTCATAA
- a CDS encoding IlvD/Edd family dehydratase, with amino-acid sequence MSDKKPTLRSAQWFGTADKNGFMYRSWMKNQGIADHQFHGKPIIGICNTWSELTPCNAHFRQIAEHVKRGVIEAGGFPVEFPVFSNGESNLRPTAMLTRNLASMDVEEAIRGNPIDGVVLLTGCDKTTPALLMGAASCDVPAIVVTGGPMLNGKHKGQDIGSGTVVWQLSEQVKAGTITIDDFLAAEGGMSRSAGTCNTMGTASTMACMAEALGTSLPHNAAIPAVDARRYVLAHMSGMRAVEMVREDLKLSKILTKEAFENAIRVNAAIGGSTNAVIHLKAIAGRIGVELDLDDWTRIGRGMPTIVDLQPSGRFLMEEFYYAGGLPAVLRRLGEANLIPNPNALTVNGKTIGENTKDAPIYGQDEVIRTLDNPIRADGGICVLRGNLAPLGAVLKPSAASAELMQHRGRAVVFENFDMYKARINDPELDVDANSILVMKNCGPKGYPGMAEVGNMGLPAKLLAQGVTDMVRISDARMSGTAYGTVVLHVAPEAAAGGPLATVKEGDWIELDCASGRLHLDIPDAELAARMADLQPPQQLLVGGYRQLYIDHVLQADQGCDFDFLVGCRGAEVPRHSH; translated from the coding sequence ATGTCTGATAAGAAACCCACTCTGCGCTCCGCCCAATGGTTTGGCACCGCCGACAAGAACGGCTTCATGTACCGCAGCTGGATGAAGAATCAGGGCATCGCCGACCATCAGTTCCACGGCAAGCCGATCATTGGCATCTGCAACACCTGGTCGGAACTGACCCCGTGCAACGCGCATTTCCGGCAGATCGCCGAGCACGTCAAGCGTGGGGTGATCGAAGCCGGCGGTTTTCCAGTGGAATTCCCGGTGTTCTCCAACGGCGAATCGAACCTGCGCCCCACCGCCATGCTCACCCGCAACCTGGCGAGCATGGACGTCGAGGAAGCGATTCGCGGTAACCCGATCGATGGCGTGGTGCTGCTCACCGGCTGCGACAAAACCACCCCGGCGTTGCTGATGGGAGCGGCCAGTTGCGACGTACCGGCGATCGTCGTCACCGGTGGGCCGATGCTCAACGGCAAGCACAAAGGCCAGGACATCGGCTCGGGCACGGTGGTTTGGCAGCTCAGTGAACAGGTCAAGGCTGGCACCATCACCATCGATGATTTCCTTGCGGCCGAGGGCGGCATGTCGCGCTCGGCCGGTACCTGCAACACCATGGGCACAGCCTCGACCATGGCCTGCATGGCCGAAGCACTCGGCACTTCCCTGCCCCATAACGCGGCGATTCCGGCGGTCGATGCGCGCCGTTATGTGTTGGCGCACATGTCAGGCATGCGCGCAGTGGAAATGGTGCGTGAAGATTTGAAACTGTCGAAGATCCTCACCAAGGAAGCCTTCGAAAATGCCATCCGGGTGAACGCCGCCATCGGCGGTTCGACCAACGCGGTGATCCATTTGAAAGCCATCGCCGGGCGCATTGGTGTCGAACTGGACCTGGATGACTGGACCCGCATCGGTCGCGGCATGCCGACCATTGTCGATCTGCAACCCTCCGGGCGCTTCCTGATGGAAGAGTTCTACTACGCCGGTGGCTTGCCCGCGGTGCTGCGTCGCCTCGGCGAAGCCAACCTGATTCCCAATCCGAACGCCCTCACCGTCAACGGCAAAACCATCGGCGAAAACACCAAGGACGCACCGATTTACGGCCAGGACGAAGTGATCCGCACCCTCGACAACCCGATCCGCGCCGACGGCGGCATCTGCGTGTTGCGCGGCAACCTGGCGCCATTGGGCGCGGTGCTGAAACCGTCCGCCGCCAGCGCAGAATTGATGCAACATCGCGGGCGTGCAGTGGTGTTCGAGAACTTCGACATGTACAAGGCGCGGATCAACGATCCAGAATTGGACGTGGATGCCAACTCCATTCTGGTGATGAAAAACTGCGGTCCGAAGGGTTACCCGGGCATGGCCGAAGTCGGCAACATGGGGTTGCCGGCCAAGCTGTTGGCCCAGGGCGTGACCGACATGGTGCGCATCTCCGATGCACGCATGAGCGGCACGGCGTACGGCACGGTGGTCTTGCATGTGGCACCGGAAGCCGCCGCCGGCGGACCTTTGGCGACGGTGAAGGAAGGCGACTGGATCGAACTCGACTGTGCCAGCGGCCGCCTGCATCTGGACATCCCCGACGCCGAACTGGCCGCACGCATGGCCGACCTGCAACCGCCGCAACAGTTGCTGGTAGGCGGTTATCGTCAGTTGTACATCGATCATGTACTGCAGGCGGATCAGGGTTGCGACTTCGACTTCCTGGTTGGTTGCCGAGGGGCCGAGGTGCCGCGCCACTCCCACTGA
- a CDS encoding MFS transporter, producing MSQELRLIRRITLKLIPFLILLYLIAYVDRSAVGFAKLHMGADIGLGDAAYGLGAGLFFIGYFLLEIPSNLMLDRFGARRWFARIMVTWGAITIGMAFVQGPNSFYVMRFLLGAAEAGFFPGVLYYITQWFPIRHRGKILGLFILSQPIAMMITGPVSGGLLGMDGILGLHGWQWLFIVIGTPAILLTWPVLRYLPDGPQQVKWMDQSEKDWLTGELKKDLEVYGQTRHGNPLHALKDKRVLLLALFYLPVTLSIYGLGLWLPTLIKQFGGTDLVTGFVSSVPYIFGIIGLLIIPRSSDRLNDRYGHLAVLYVLGAIGLFLSAWLTVPVLQLAALCLVAFALFSCTAVFWTLPGRFFAGASAAAGIALINSVGNLGGYIGPFVIGALKEYTGNLASGLYFLSCVMVFGLVLTGVVYRLLERKHVLPADEFAASARGATCI from the coding sequence ATGAGCCAGGAACTGCGGCTTATTCGTCGCATCACGCTGAAACTGATTCCCTTCCTGATCCTGCTGTACCTGATCGCCTATGTGGATCGCTCCGCGGTAGGTTTCGCCAAGCTGCACATGGGCGCTGACATCGGCCTGGGTGACGCGGCTTACGGCCTTGGCGCCGGGTTGTTCTTCATTGGCTATTTCCTGCTGGAAATCCCCAGCAACCTGATGCTCGACCGCTTCGGCGCCCGACGCTGGTTCGCGCGGATCATGGTCACCTGGGGTGCCATCACCATCGGCATGGCGTTCGTCCAGGGACCGAACAGCTTCTATGTGATGCGCTTTCTGCTCGGCGCGGCCGAAGCCGGGTTCTTCCCGGGCGTTTTGTACTACATCACCCAATGGTTCCCGATTCGCCATCGCGGCAAGATCCTCGGGTTGTTTATCCTTTCCCAACCCATCGCGATGATGATCACCGGCCCGGTGTCCGGCGGCTTGCTGGGCATGGACGGGATTCTTGGGCTGCACGGTTGGCAGTGGCTGTTCATCGTCATCGGTACACCCGCGATCCTGCTGACCTGGCCAGTGCTGCGTTACCTGCCGGACGGCCCGCAACAGGTGAAATGGATGGACCAGTCTGAGAAAGACTGGCTGACCGGCGAGCTGAAAAAGGACCTGGAGGTGTACGGCCAGACCCGCCACGGCAATCCGCTGCATGCGCTGAAGGACAAACGTGTGTTGCTGCTGGCGCTGTTCTATCTGCCGGTGACCCTGAGCATCTACGGTCTCGGTTTGTGGTTGCCGACGTTGATCAAGCAATTCGGTGGCACTGACCTGGTGACCGGGTTCGTGTCGTCGGTGCCGTACATCTTCGGGATCATCGGTTTGCTGATTATTCCGCGCAGCTCAGACCGCTTGAATGATCGCTACGGTCATCTGGCGGTGCTGTATGTGTTGGGCGCCATCGGTCTGTTCCTCAGCGCCTGGCTGACCGTGCCGGTGCTGCAATTGGCGGCGCTGTGCCTGGTGGCGTTCGCGCTGTTTTCCTGCACCGCAGTGTTCTGGACCTTGCCGGGTCGCTTCTTCGCCGGCGCCAGTGCGGCGGCGGGGATCGCGTTGATTAACTCGGTGGGCAACCTCGGCGGCTACATCGGTCCGTTCGTGATCGGCGCGCTGAAGGAATACACCGGCAACCTGGCGTCGGGGTTGTACTTCCTGTCTTGCGTGATGGTGTTCGGCCTGGTGCTGACGGGTGTGGTTTATCGCCTGCTGGAGCGTAAACACGTGCTGCCGGCCGATGAATTTGCGGCCAGTGCGCGTGGGGCGACCTGTATCTGA
- the araD1 gene encoding AraD1 family protein has protein sequence MRLVQFELSNGERRVGVVEDGLVREVQDARSVRDLALAAIEAGVNLEQQVQTLGLGISHDYSALLANLQILPPLDHPDPAHMLVSGTGLTHLGSASARDKMHQQAGDETAMTDTMRIFKWGVEGGKPATGQAGVQPEWFYKGDGSIVVRPGKPFPLPPFAEDAGEEPELSGLYVIGHDGKPYRLGFAVGNEFSDHVMERKNYLYLAHSKLRSCSYGPELRVGELPQHLAGTSRILRDGEVLWQNEFLSGEANMCHSLENLEYHHFKYSQFLRPGDVHIHFFGTATLSFADGIRTQPGDVFEISQAEFGAPLINGIEPVEAAFEPGTVGTL, from the coding sequence ATGCGTTTAGTTCAGTTCGAATTGAGTAACGGCGAGCGCCGTGTCGGCGTGGTCGAGGATGGCCTGGTGCGCGAAGTGCAGGATGCGCGCTCGGTGCGGGATCTGGCGCTGGCGGCGATCGAGGCGGGCGTCAATCTTGAACAACAGGTCCAAACTTTGGGGCTGGGCATCAGCCACGACTATTCAGCGCTGCTGGCCAATCTGCAAATCCTCCCACCGCTGGATCACCCGGACCCGGCGCACATGCTGGTCAGCGGCACCGGCCTGACCCATCTGGGCAGCGCTTCGGCCCGGGACAAAATGCATCAGCAGGCCGGCGACGAAACCGCCATGACCGACACCATGCGCATCTTCAAGTGGGGCGTGGAGGGCGGTAAACCTGCGACCGGCCAGGCCGGCGTGCAACCAGAATGGTTCTACAAGGGCGACGGCAGCATCGTCGTGCGACCGGGTAAGCCGTTTCCGCTGCCGCCCTTTGCCGAAGATGCGGGGGAGGAGCCGGAGCTTAGCGGCCTCTATGTCATCGGCCACGATGGCAAACCGTATCGCCTCGGTTTCGCGGTGGGCAACGAGTTCTCCGATCATGTGATGGAGCGCAAGAATTACCTTTACCTCGCCCATTCGAAATTGCGCAGTTGCAGTTATGGCCCGGAGCTTCGGGTCGGTGAATTGCCGCAACACCTGGCAGGCACCAGCCGCATCCTGCGCGACGGCGAAGTGCTGTGGCAGAACGAATTCCTCAGTGGCGAAGCCAACATGTGCCACAGCCTGGAAAACCTCGAATACCACCATTTCAAATACAGCCAGTTCCTGCGCCCCGGCGACGTGCACATTCACTTCTTCGGCACCGCAACCCTGTCTTTCGCTGACGGTATCCGCACCCAACCGGGCGATGTGTTCGAGATCAGCCAAGCCGAGTTCGGCGCGCCCTTGATCAATGGCATTGAGCCCGTTGAAGCGGCGTTCGAACCCGGCACCGTCGGCACACTTTAA
- a CDS encoding aldehyde dehydrogenase (NADP(+)): MTRILGHNYIGGQRSATGIVKLQSVDASTGEALPHDFYQATLAEVDAAAKAAAAAYPAYRSLSAERRAQFLDAIADELDALGDDFVAVVCRETALPAGRIQGERGRTSGQMRLFAKVLRRGDFYGARIDRALPERTPLPRPDLRQYRIGLGPVAVFGASNFPLAFSTAGGDTASALAAGCPVVFKAHSGHMATAEWVADAVIRAAGKTAMPAGVFNMIYGGGVGEALVKHPAIQAVGFTGSLKGGRALCDMAAARAQPIPVFAEMSSINPVIVLPQALETRAESVARDLTASVVQGCGQFCTNPGLVIGIRSPQFSAFVQQVAGLIGDQPAQTMLNAGTLSSYGKGLQKLLAHPKIEHLAGNPQQGNQAQPQLFKADVSLLIDGDEVLQEEVFGPTTVFVEVADQAQLSAALNGLHGQLTATIIGEPADFEQFGELTALLEQKVGRILLNGYPTGVEVCDSMVHGGPYPATSDARGTSVGTLAIDRFLRPVCFQNYPDSLLPEALKNGNPLRIQRLVDGKPSRDAL, translated from the coding sequence ATGACCCGGATTCTTGGTCACAACTACATTGGCGGTCAGCGCAGCGCTACCGGCATCGTCAAACTCCAGAGCGTTGACGCCAGCACTGGCGAGGCTTTGCCCCACGATTTCTATCAGGCCACCCTTGCAGAAGTCGACGCCGCCGCGAAGGCTGCTGCCGCTGCTTATCCGGCCTATCGCAGCTTGAGCGCCGAACGACGTGCGCAATTCCTCGATGCGATTGCCGATGAGCTGGACGCGCTGGGCGATGACTTTGTCGCCGTGGTCTGCCGCGAAACCGCGTTGCCGGCTGGCCGTATTCAAGGTGAGCGTGGTCGCACCAGCGGCCAGATGCGTCTGTTTGCCAAGGTGCTGCGGCGTGGTGATTTCTATGGCGCGCGGATTGATCGCGCGCTGCCTGAACGTACGCCATTGCCACGTCCCGACCTGCGTCAGTACCGCATTGGTCTTGGGCCGGTCGCGGTGTTTGGCGCGAGTAACTTTCCGTTGGCGTTTTCCACGGCGGGCGGCGACACCGCTTCGGCCTTGGCCGCCGGTTGCCCGGTGGTGTTCAAGGCCCACAGTGGCCATATGGCAACCGCCGAATGGGTGGCCGACGCCGTGATCCGCGCCGCCGGGAAAACCGCCATGCCCGCCGGTGTGTTCAACATGATCTACGGCGGCGGGGTGGGTGAGGCGCTGGTCAAGCACCCGGCAATTCAGGCGGTCGGTTTTACCGGCTCACTGAAAGGTGGTCGTGCGCTGTGCGACATGGCCGCGGCACGGGCGCAGCCGATTCCGGTGTTTGCCGAGATGTCGAGCATCAACCCGGTGATCGTGTTGCCGCAGGCGCTGGAAACTCGTGCTGAAAGCGTCGCCCGTGACCTCACGGCTTCGGTGGTGCAGGGTTGTGGGCAGTTCTGTACCAATCCGGGGTTGGTGATCGGTATTCGTTCGCCGCAGTTCAGCGCGTTCGTGCAGCAGGTGGCGGGGCTGATTGGCGATCAACCGGCGCAAACCATGCTCAATGCCGGCACGTTGAGCAGCTACGGCAAAGGCCTGCAGAAACTTCTCGCGCATCCGAAAATCGAGCATTTGGCCGGCAACCCGCAACAAGGCAATCAGGCACAGCCGCAACTGTTCAAGGCCGATGTCAGCCTGTTGATTGATGGCGATGAAGTGCTACAAGAGGAAGTATTCGGTCCGACCACGGTGTTCGTCGAAGTGGCGGATCAGGCGCAACTCAGTGCCGCGTTGAACGGTTTGCATGGGCAGCTGACGGCAACGATCATCGGTGAGCCGGCGGACTTCGAACAGTTCGGTGAGCTGACGGCATTGCTGGAGCAGAAGGTCGGGCGGATCCTGCTCAACGGCTATCCGACTGGCGTGGAAGTCTGCGACTCGATGGTTCATGGGGGGCCGTATCCGGCGACTTCCGATGCGCGCGGCACGTCGGTGGGCACCCTGGCCATCGACCGTTTCCTGCGCCCGGTGTGCTTCCAGAACTACCCCGACAGCCTGCTGCCGGAAGCGCTGAAGAATGGCAATCCGTTGCGCATTCAGCGCCTGGTCGATGGCAAGCCATCGCGCGACGCTCTCTGA
- a CDS encoding DUF5629 family protein, translated as MTAVNDTLLNALEHCDMLEIDGLHAFDFSLDEDDNLHIECMDGRALKRWEFSMAQIAAATFDPDLKSWIITGDSGKHRLVPMEAFGGQDDEDETNEDA; from the coding sequence ATGACTGCCGTAAACGATACCTTGCTCAACGCCCTCGAACACTGCGACATGCTGGAGATCGACGGGCTGCACGCGTTCGACTTCTCTCTCGATGAAGACGATAACCTGCACATCGAATGCATGGACGGTCGGGCGCTCAAGCGCTGGGAGTTCAGCATGGCCCAGATCGCGGCGGCGACTTTTGATCCCGACTTGAAGAGCTGGATCATCACCGGTGATTCCGGTAAACACCGACTGGTGCCCATGGAAGCGTTCGGCGGTCAGGATGACGAGGACGAAACGAATGAGGATGCGTAA
- a CDS encoding lactonase family protein: MRMRNFWPLLIAGSVGAMGAQAAPVDGYELLVGSYTAGQSQGIYRLSFDSRTGQIDAKPLQVVKSANPSWLAVSKDQQRLFAVNENGPGQADPVGRVSSYAIDPKTYELSLISQVQTLGNEPTHSSVSGDASHLFVSNYSVAEDPGGTLAVLPVGPDGKLKPVVQMSSHPSSRVNPERQKSAHVHSVVSSPDGQYVFSNDLGADKIFVYRFDPKANPELPLTAAKPASVPLPPGSGPRHLLFSADGKHAWLTLEMSAQVAVFDHQDGKLVQTQLVDLAAGLPTSGKAAAALHASADGKFLYVSNRGTTNQLLVFAIDPATGHLKELQRRSVDGDHPREFSLDPSGKFVLIANQKSNQIVVVERDAKTGLLGKTVQKLPMDAPSDLKFLVRQ, encoded by the coding sequence ATGAGGATGCGTAACTTCTGGCCACTGTTGATCGCCGGCAGCGTCGGCGCAATGGGCGCGCAAGCGGCCCCGGTCGACGGTTACGAATTACTGGTGGGCTCCTACACCGCCGGCCAGAGCCAGGGGATTTATCGCCTGAGTTTCGACAGTCGCACCGGGCAGATCGATGCCAAGCCCCTGCAAGTGGTGAAGAGCGCCAACCCGTCCTGGCTCGCCGTGTCCAAGGATCAACAGCGCCTGTTCGCGGTCAACGAAAACGGCCCGGGTCAGGCCGATCCGGTAGGGCGTGTCAGCAGTTATGCGATTGATCCAAAGACCTATGAGTTGAGCCTGATCAGTCAGGTGCAAACCTTGGGCAACGAGCCGACGCACTCGAGCGTCAGCGGTGATGCCAGTCACCTGTTTGTCAGCAACTACTCGGTGGCTGAAGATCCGGGCGGCACCCTGGCAGTATTGCCGGTGGGCCCCGATGGCAAGCTGAAACCCGTCGTGCAGATGAGCAGTCATCCGTCCAGCCGGGTCAATCCTGAGCGGCAGAAGTCGGCGCACGTGCATTCGGTGGTTTCATCGCCGGATGGCCAATATGTGTTTTCCAACGACTTAGGAGCGGACAAGATCTTCGTCTATCGCTTCGATCCCAAGGCCAATCCGGAACTGCCGCTGACCGCCGCCAAACCCGCGTCCGTCCCGTTGCCACCCGGCAGCGGGCCGCGACACTTGCTGTTCAGCGCCGACGGCAAGCACGCCTGGCTGACCCTGGAAATGAGCGCACAGGTGGCGGTGTTCGACCATCAGGACGGCAAACTCGTGCAAACGCAGTTGGTCGATCTGGCGGCGGGTCTGCCGACATCGGGCAAGGCTGCGGCTGCGCTTCACGCCTCGGCTGACGGCAAGTTTCTTTACGTCAGCAACCGTGGCACCACCAATCAGTTGCTGGTGTTCGCCATCGACCCGGCGACCGGCCACCTCAAGGAGCTTCAGCGCCGCTCCGTGGACGGTGATCACCCGCGTGAGTTCAGCCTCGATCCGAGTGGCAAGTTTGTGCTGATTGCCAACCAGAAGAGCAACCAGATTGTCGTCGTCGAGCGCGATGCCAAGACCGGTCTGTTGGGTAAAACCGTGCAGAAATTGCCGATGGATGCCCCCAGCGATCTCAAGTTTCTGGTGCGTCAATAA
- a CDS encoding glutathione S-transferase, whose amino-acid sequence MNTLYSFRRCPYAMRARMALRYSGVEVNIVEVSLKAKPAEMLALSSKGTVPVLSVDGRVIDESLEIMRWALAQNDPQDWLLKDDPQGQQHCAALIEENDQVFKAHLNRYKYAERYPEQPMTFYRAEGEVFLRKLNELLEGRDYLLAGHPSLADIALMPFVRQFAHVDREWFGQTPYGRLQVWLQRFIESELFTSVMVKTRSP is encoded by the coding sequence ATGAACACGCTGTATTCGTTCCGCCGCTGCCCCTACGCCATGCGCGCACGCATGGCGCTGCGCTATTCGGGGGTTGAGGTGAATATCGTCGAGGTCAGCCTCAAGGCCAAACCTGCCGAAATGCTCGCGCTGTCGAGCAAAGGCACGGTGCCGGTGCTAAGTGTGGACGGCCGGGTGATCGATGAGAGCCTGGAGATCATGCGCTGGGCATTGGCGCAGAACGATCCACAGGACTGGTTGCTCAAGGATGATCCTCAAGGACAGCAACACTGCGCCGCGTTGATCGAAGAAAACGATCAGGTGTTCAAGGCGCACCTGAATCGCTACAAGTACGCTGAACGATATCCCGAGCAGCCGATGACGTTTTATCGCGCCGAGGGCGAAGTGTTTTTGCGCAAGCTGAATGAATTGCTGGAGGGGCGTGACTACCTGCTGGCCGGGCATCCGAGCCTGGCGGATATCGCCCTGATGCCGTTCGTGAGGCAATTCGCCCACGTGGATCGCGAGTGGTTCGGTCAGACGCCTTATGGGCGATTGCAGGTTTGGTTACAGCGCTTCATCGAGTCAGAGCTGTTCACATCAGTCATGGTGAAAACTCGATCCCCGTAG